One Mauremys mutica isolate MM-2020 ecotype Southern chromosome 9, ASM2049712v1, whole genome shotgun sequence DNA segment encodes these proteins:
- the FYTTD1 gene encoding UAP56-interacting factor — protein sequence MLPRVRRVGGRCLSQGGEAAAAAPLSSAMNGFRVGATPSGFSAAAARSGSSESLEKIDMSLDDIIKLNKKEERKQYSPKMNRRLQQNGTRQFRMRGTRWGIQQQTGFGKNRLGRRRRVTGKKRPYGVITGLAARKVLGSRGGISPLNRQPLSEKNTQRNYPVLKRKMTLQRPFELQRKQMPALRRPVPLNRRSNIPSTFARIGNKLNQQKDMRQATFLFRRGLKVQAQVQPVEELLDNQAAKRTRQWRTSTTNGGILTVSIDNPGAIPSPVSQKPRLTRVPMPPFLMKKEQPEEKKIPKGVTLQFDINSVGKQTGMTLNERFGILKEQRTALSQNKGSRFVTVG from the exons ATGTTACCGCGCGTGCGCAGAGTGGGCGGCCGTTGTCTCAGTCAGGGAGGGGAGGCGGCAGCGGCGGCTCCTCTCAGTTCGGCCATGAACGGGTTCCGTGTCGGGGCGACCCCCTCGGGCTTCTCCGCGGCGGCTGCCCGGAGCGGCAGCAGCGAGAGCCTGGAGAAGATCGACATGTCGCTGG atgatataattAAATTGAataagaaagaagaaagaaagcagTACTCCCCCAAAATGAACAGAAGGCTTCAACAGAATGGAACTCGACAGTTCAGGATGAGGGGGACCAGGTGGGGAATCCAACAGCAGACAG GTTTCGGTAAGAACCGTTTGGGACGCAGAAGGAGGGTAACAGGGAAGAAGCGGCCCTATGGAGttataactggcttggcagcgaGGAAAGTACTAGGTTCACGTGGAGGGATTAGTCCTCTGAACAGACAACCACTTAGCGAGAAG aacacaCAGCGAAACTACCCAGTTTTGAAAAGGAAAATGACCCTTCAGAGGCCGTTTGAATTGCAGAGAAAACAAATGCCAGCTCTCAGGAGGCCTGTCCCATTAAACAGGAG GAGTAATATACCATCCACTTTTGCCAGAATTGGAAATAAACTAAACCAGCAGAAAGACATGCGTCAAGCAACTTTCCTCTTCAGGAGGGGTCTGAAG GTGCAGGCACAAGTACAGCCAGTAGAAGAACTTCTGGATAATCAGGCAGCAAAGAGAACTCGCCA ATGGCGAACTTCCACCACAAATGGAGGCATTCTGACTGTATCTATTGACAACCCTGGAGCAATCCCATCCCCAGT TTCCCAGAAGCCAAGGCTAACTCGTGTTCCTATGCCTCCATTTCTAATGAAGAAGGAGCAACCAGAAGAGAAGAAGATTCCCAAAGGAGTTACGTTGCAATTTGATATCAACAGTGTTGGAAAACAG actgGAATGACTTTGAATGAGCGCTTTGGGATCCTCAAGGAACAAAGAACAGCCCTGTCTCAGAACAAAGGAAGCCGTTTCGTAACAGTGGGTTAA